In Crassostrea angulata isolate pt1a10 chromosome 4, ASM2561291v2, whole genome shotgun sequence, one genomic interval encodes:
- the LOC128182483 gene encoding mitotic apparatus protein p62-like isoform X2 produces the protein MAEQAREYVWACELSKEKPTFVFSFKEEDEDEDYLIHTLFLKNAVLGASAVESERNLIQMETKDSNRKDLKAPIVSLTLGKKDMCALDLSFGEEVTFRLVEGSGPVFLSAQELVEYPEDGNLSQEEDTEDYTETEEDELKGTEEEDEVESPKKEAKSKKRKASAVKGKGKAKSEDEDEEMESEEEEEEDDEEEEEESSPEKKKSSRKDSAKGGKKVAKKGKVVKKGKK, from the exons ATGGCAGAACAGGCAAGGGAATATGTGTGGG CCTGTGAACTAAGCAAAGAAAAACCCACATTTGTGTTTTCCTTCAAAGAAGAGGATGAAGATGAAGATTACCTCATTCACACGTTATTCCTTAAAAAT GCAGTCCTGGGTGCCTCAGCGGTGGAAAGCGAGAGGAATTTGATCCAGATGGAAACCAAGGACTCCAACAGGAAAGACCTAAAGGCCCCCATTGTCTCCCTGACCCTGGGCAAAAAGGACATG TGTGCACTAGATTTAAGTTTCGGAGAAGAGGTGACGTTTAGACTGGTGGAAGGATCAGGGCCTGTCTTCCTCTCTGCCCAGGAACTTGTGG aataCCCGGAAGATGGAAACCTCAGCCAGGAAGAGGACACGGAAGATTACACAGAGACGGAAGAGGACGAGCTGAAAGGAACGGAGGAAGAAGACGAAGTGGAGTCGCCCAAGAAGGAGGCCAAAAGTAAGAAGAGGAAGGCATCGGCAGTCAAGGGCAAGGGCAAAGCCAAG TCTGAGGATGAAGACGAGGAGATGGAGAGTGAGGAGGAAGAAGAGGAAGATGACGAGGAAGAGGAAGAAGAGAGCAGTCCAGAGAAAAA gaaaagTTCAAGAAAGGACAGTGCGAAG GGTGGAAAGAAGGTAGCCAAAAAGGGCAAAGTTGTCAAAAAGGGCAAAAAATAA
- the LOC128182483 gene encoding mitotic apparatus protein p62-like isoform X1 has translation MAEQAREYVWACELSKEKPTFVFSFKEEDEDEDYLIHTLFLKNAVLGASAVESERNLIQMETKDSNRKDLKAPIVSLTLGKKDMCALDLSFGEEVTFRLVEGSGPVFLSAQELVEYPEDGNLSQEEDTEDYTETEEDELKGTEEEDEVESPKKEAKSKKRKASAVKGKGKAKKKKKATESESEEEESEDEDEEMESEEEEEEDDEEEEEESSPEKKKSSRKDSAKGGKKVAKKGKVVKKGKK, from the exons ATGGCAGAACAGGCAAGGGAATATGTGTGGG CCTGTGAACTAAGCAAAGAAAAACCCACATTTGTGTTTTCCTTCAAAGAAGAGGATGAAGATGAAGATTACCTCATTCACACGTTATTCCTTAAAAAT GCAGTCCTGGGTGCCTCAGCGGTGGAAAGCGAGAGGAATTTGATCCAGATGGAAACCAAGGACTCCAACAGGAAAGACCTAAAGGCCCCCATTGTCTCCCTGACCCTGGGCAAAAAGGACATG TGTGCACTAGATTTAAGTTTCGGAGAAGAGGTGACGTTTAGACTGGTGGAAGGATCAGGGCCTGTCTTCCTCTCTGCCCAGGAACTTGTGG aataCCCGGAAGATGGAAACCTCAGCCAGGAAGAGGACACGGAAGATTACACAGAGACGGAAGAGGACGAGCTGAAAGGAACGGAGGAAGAAGACGAAGTGGAGTCGCCCAAGAAGGAGGCCAAAAGTAAGAAGAGGAAGGCATCGGCAGTCAAGGGCAAGGGCAAAGCCAAG AAGAAAAAGAAGGCAACCGAATCGGAAAGTGAGGAGGAGGAG TCTGAGGATGAAGACGAGGAGATGGAGAGTGAGGAGGAAGAAGAGGAAGATGACGAGGAAGAGGAAGAAGAGAGCAGTCCAGAGAAAAA gaaaagTTCAAGAAAGGACAGTGCGAAG GGTGGAAAGAAGGTAGCCAAAAAGGGCAAAGTTGTCAAAAAGGGCAAAAAATAA